The following is a genomic window from Halichoerus grypus chromosome 13, mHalGry1.hap1.1, whole genome shotgun sequence.
TTTCACCTGGGGGCAAAAGACAGGGAGAtgagaagggaaggggcagatTTCTTGTCAATAAATAGAATATAGGTTTGGTTGGTTAAAAACATATTTGCGGTTCTGTTTGTGTTATGCTAAAGAGAGTTTCAGTagcaagaattaaaattttttgcttCTGATTTGGCTCAACCACTTACTagcgtgtgaccttgggcaagttattttaacctctctttgcctcagtttcctcatccataaaatggggatcataatagAAGCTACCTCTTGGGATTGTCAGTATTAAATAGGTTGATATTTATAAAGCCCTTAGTGCCTGCTTCATACTAAGTGCTATATGGGTGCtaactatcattattatttgaaGCCATCTATATAATAAAGTCTGGGATATAATTTGAACACACTTAGCTTATAGGTCATATGCCTAGGATTCTTAGGTAGAGGAAACTCACAAATACGGGGGAATAATTATTCTCTACAGCATTCCCCAAAGAACTcatattctgtttaaaaaaaaaaaagataaacacgAGGCAGGGATTGCTTGATAAATTGCAGTTTACCTGGAATAAGTTATGTTTTGAGCATAGTTGTAGCCTTAGAGACTGAGGagaaatcaaatatttaataaatgtgttaGTTGGGGAGCACTGTATCAGAATATCCACATGGGATTGAATATTTaaccaggtttttaaaatatgaatatctctaaaaatatatgtatatttttatgtctgtttcttattttagaaTCTGAATTATCCAGAACAGAAAGTTGTGACTGTTGGGCAGTTCAAAATTGGTTTGATCCATGGGCATCAAGTTATTCCATGGGGAGATATGGCCAGCTTAGCCCTGTTGCAGAGGCAGTTTGATGTGGACATTCTTATctcaggacacacacacaaatttgaagcatttgAGCATGAAAATAAATTCTACATTAACCCAGGTTCTGCCACTGGAGCATATAATGCCTTGGAAACGTAAGTAgtaatttggggattttttaaagttaataattgCATGTGTGACATTTCATAAAGAAGAAATGCAACCATTTCAATAATTATAGCCTTTTGGGCAATCTTCTTTTGGTGATTATTTTCAGTATATAACAACTAGAATTCTCCTTGAATCCAAACTGTtgtaaattgaaatttttagTGCTGGTGCTTTTTAGTACAAAActgacattatttatattttcttccagaaacatTATTCCTTCATTTGTGTTAATGGACATCCAGGCTTCTACAGTTGTCACTTACGTGTATCAGCTAATTGGAGATGATGTGAAAGTAGAACGAATTGaatataaaaaatcttaaaagccagGCCTGTCTTGCTGGGCTTTTTTTCATTCCCCTGTTCAAATCAAGTAATTAAACATTTATGAGCCACAAAATTGTAtcacttttataatattttgcagTAAAATATATCGTCTTCTGTTAATACAATGTTCTAAGCTTCTTGTAAACTATATGTTCCGTTTCCATATATGATTTCTCTGAGGAAATGTCCGTCATACAGTAAATGGTCCCATGCTAAGAAAAATGTACCCTTGTAAATATCTTCAAAGTTGATATCTGGAACTTTATTACAAAAGTAGTGCATGAGGAAAAAGAATCTAGACTTTCTTGTATACATTTTTCTCTCCAGTAATAAACAGTTACCTTTCATTTATACTTTCTTGATaaactgtgttttaatttttaaaaatcataaaaattagagACCATATGAAACTGCACCCAGGCATCAAAGTGATGAGGTAGATGGGTTGACCTTTCGCGGCTCATTTCTTACAATGTTCTGGGTCATAATGTTGGGCTCAGATTTGACCTTCTAAAGAATATActatattggggcgcctgagtggctcgtcattaagcgtctgccttcggctcagatcctggaccgagccctgcatcgggctccttgctcagtggggagtctgcttctcccctgcctgtcgctcccc
Proteins encoded in this region:
- the VPS29 gene encoding vacuolar protein sorting-associated protein 29, encoding MLVLVLGDLHIPHRCNSLPAKFKKLLVPGKIQHILCTGNLCTKESYDYLKTLAGDVHIVRGDFDENLNYPEQKVVTVGQFKIGLIHGHQVIPWGDMASLALLQRQFDVDILISGHTHKFEAFEHENKFYINPGSATGAYNALETNIIPSFVLMDIQASTVVTYVYQLIGDDVKVERIEYKKS